The nucleotide sequence GGTGCTGCAGCTTTGACGATGGCTCACAAGCAATCATTTAAAGCGGAAGATGTGAAGAAGTACATTTTAGCTACTGGCGATGCCCAATCACAGCTCGCTTCAAAAACCAGAACTTCTCGTCAGTTGAATCTTTATAAAGCACTGACGATTCTAGATCAGGGTGTTTCTGCAACGGGTGTGGTGGCCGTGAATACGCAAAACATGAAGCTCTTCACTGCGGACCCAAATGAAAAACGAAATCGTGATCTTGAAAACGGCATTGATCCCACAGCGAAAGAGATGAGCCAATTCGGCAGATCCTTGATCGATGCCATCGGTCCAAAATCTCGTCCATCAAAGCTAGGTACGAAACAAGGTTCGGAAGGGTTCTAACCCTTCCCTGCTAAATTAGTCGACGAAGTCGGAAAGAGAAATCTTTCCGCGAATCATGATCATCAATCCCGCTGACATAAATGCCAACGCTACACCGACACCGATCAAGTTGCGGTGACCAAGATTGATCATTCCTAAAAGAATTAAGAAAGCACTAAGGCCGAACGGTCCCCAGTACATGTACTTTTGCCATTTCGGGCGAGCTGCTGCTGGAGCTTTACCAACAGTTGCCACAGGCTTCTGAGACAAACCGACCATCATCAGGCTGTTGATTCGCGCGATCATCTGATCACATTGCGGATCCCCGCCTTGCGCGGCTTTCAGCTCTTCATACTTCAAAGTTGCAAAGCGAAGAGCATCCAATTCATGACAAGCACGGATGAACTCATCGTGAAGCTGCTCATTTTCAAAGTTTTCAACCAAGTTCTTCCACTTACGAACAAGACTTGGTTGTGCCTTCAAGCTTGGATCTTTAGGCAAACCTTCGAGACGTTCAAAAAGAACATGGCAAGAGTAACACTCTTTCGCGCGACGGCCGTTCAAGGCGCCACACTTCGGGCAAGATTTCATTTCGTGAGAACCCGGTTCTGCCGAATATGTCTCCAACGGATGATGCTGGGCAGCAGCCACAGGGGCCACTTCTTCTTCTTTGGGAGCCTCAGTGGCTGTCATTGAAACCGCAAAGCAGGCCACATTCTGAAGATCTGTAGGAGGATATTCGAAACTGAATCTTGTCTCGCAAGAAATGCACTGAAATAGTGGCGTTTCCGAATGAATATCGTCGCAAGAAACCTCATAAAGTTTCGCGCAAGATGGACATCGGATTTTCAATTTCGTTGATAAATTCACAGTGGACTCACTCACTCTTTGTGTTACTAATACCATGATGAAGAGAACGATTCAATTTTTCAAGCAGAAAGCCTACGAATTTCGTTGGGCGATTCTCTCGGGAATTCTTGTAGGCACAAGCTACATTCCCTTTCCTCCTTGGGCTTTAATCTTTTGCTACACTCCGCTTTGGCTTTACGCTGTCGAAGATAGTAAATCCGTGAAGAATTCATTCTGGGCCGCGTGGATTACACAGTTCGTGCTCAGCATGATTGGCTTTTATTGGATTGCCTACACCGCTCACGAGTTCGGGCAAATTCCCTGGTCAGTTTCTGTCGTAGCGCTGCTGCTTTTTTGTGCGTTCATGCATCTTTACATTCCTGTCGCGGTGGCGATCGGGACGTGGTTGCGCCTGAAATTCAAGCTGGGCGCGGGCCCGAGCCTTTTCATCATCGCGATTTTGCAATCGTTGCTCGAGCGCGTGTGGCCGGTGATTTTTGACTGGAATCTTGGTTATACTCTGTTCTGGGCGAAAATTCCGACTTATCACCTGGCGGACCTCATTGGCTTCTTAGGTCTATCCTCCGTCGTTTTACTTTTCAATGCCTGGGTGGGTTACATTTGGCTAAAGCAAAATTTCGTCAAAAAAGCTCTGACCCAATTAAGTTTTCTGTCTTTGTCATTTGCCGCATTAGTGGGCATCGGTCACTTCCATGGAAAAAACTGGAACCGCTTTGATCGAGAAATCAAAGCGACGATCGTTCAAGCCAATATCGGAAATCTTGAAAAAGTTTATGCCGAACAAGGCAAAGGCTACCAAGAAGCTATCACTAATAAGTTTGTGAGCCTGACCGCCGAAGCTCACCAAAAGTTCCCCGACACGGATATTTTTGTTTGGCCCGAGACAGCATTTCCTGACTACCTGGATCAACACCTTCTGGGCCGCAAACACACGGAAATCTTAAAGGCCGGCCTGATTCAGTTCGGAAAACCTTTGATCACGGGAGCTTACTCCAAAGATGAAAAGACCGATGAAAAAGTGGATACGTCGACTTACAACGGCCTTTTCCTTGTCGATGCTC is from Bdellovibrio bacteriovorus and encodes:
- the lnt gene encoding apolipoprotein N-acyltransferase, with amino-acid sequence MMKRTIQFFKQKAYEFRWAILSGILVGTSYIPFPPWALIFCYTPLWLYAVEDSKSVKNSFWAAWITQFVLSMIGFYWIAYTAHEFGQIPWSVSVVALLLFCAFMHLYIPVAVAIGTWLRLKFKLGAGPSLFIIAILQSLLERVWPVIFDWNLGYTLFWAKIPTYHLADLIGFLGLSSVVLLFNAWVGYIWLKQNFVKKALTQLSFLSLSFAALVGIGHFHGKNWNRFDREIKATIVQANIGNLEKVYAEQGKGYQEAITNKFVSLTAEAHQKFPDTDIFVWPETAFPDYLDQHLLGRKHTEILKAGLIQFGKPLITGAYSKDEKTDEKVDTSTYNGLFLVDAQTNNLDHPYRKTELLAFGEYLPLSERFPFLLKLLPFVSNFGRGNGPEVMTWNFRGEEIHWGGQICYEGLYPEFSRGLAKKGSDILVNVTNDSWFGDHAEPYQHLYMTLARGIEVRRPLVRSTNTGISTAVLANGDVLQKSPLHKEWSGQFVIKYLKNAPVTFYTKWGHFDWVLLIAALLTLIITGALHARSRRS